The segment CCTCTCCAAAGCGTCAAAATCTGTCCGCTCCTTCCAATTGCTCTTACGCAATTTGATTGGACGGTTGCCGACATACTTGCCTGCAATGATTAATTTATTACAAGAAAAATGTTATAACAAAATGGGTGAGAGAATGCATATTTATGTTACCAATACTTATATAAAGTAGGAGGCCATATACCCACCATTCATTTCTTTCAAAGCTGCTGCAAGGTCTGTGGGGTTTGCAAAACTAACAAATCCATAACCCTTGGTTTTTCCAGTTCTCTTGTCTCTCACAACCTGATAATATAATTAGGTCATGGCCATTGTGCTACAAACAAGGATAATGaataaatgtgaaaacaaacATGGAGATCCACAAACTGAGATTAGCTATACATGATCAGTCAAACTCCAGAAGGATACtcaatctaaggtcaacaaaTTACACAGTTACCAATGACCAATATACTTATTATAATCTAATGCAAGTATCTCTGAGGTTTTCAAACTTATTAAATCCATAGATTACGAAATGGATTACACACGAGGTGCAAATTGTTGACAAGCAAAATCTCAAACATCTCCTAGCAATAACATTTTTCAGTATGCAACATACACTTCATTATGATACATTGCCCTAATGACTACTGTTCCCAAATGGGAGGAAAGGGGAACTAAAATAGAGACATTGATATTGGTAATTTGCCATGAAGATAGAGATCCGACCATTTAGAAAGTAATAAAGTTTGCAAAGCATTGACTACACAGGAAGTAACTCACTCTTGCCATGTTGAATGAAGGGAATCTGGCAAATGCTTTCGAGAGAATATCATCATTAACTTCATTGCCAAGATCCCCACAAAAGAGACGAAAATCACCTGCATAAGTTCTACAGTAAGAGATCTCAGAACTTTCAAAATAACtccaacaattaaaaaaacatataagatATCCAAATCATAATAGCAAGAGCAGAATTCCTAGAAGAGCCAATGTCCaagttaaatttaatttttaaaaaaaagacaaagtaACTAAAACCAATAAACACAAACtcaaagaaaccaaacaaatcAACATACTTTCAGGCCAATCAGCCAATGTTGGATCTTCCCAGGTTTGCCCAGCAGCTTTACGGGGTAAAGCTCTCTTCTTGGATTCCGCCTTGTGCTCAACCTCGCTGTTAGCAAGCGCAGCCTTCACACTCTCCAGAGCCTCGGGCGTGATAGTTTGCGCATCCCTTTGAAACAATTGTTGCGCCTATATACACGATGAAACCCCAATTCAAAATTCACAATGCTCTACTCAATAGGGTAAATCATACAATATTctccaaggaaaaaaaaaattcaaaaatcgaACCTGCTGATACTGCGGGAGCGAGTAGACACCGGTGGCGGTGGCGACGGGGGCCACAGCGGGGTAAGCCGGCGCAAAGGGCTGGGGGATCACAGGTACCTTAACAGGCGGAGTGATCGGGGCCTGCGGGACGTATGGAGGAGCCACCGGCGCAGAGGCCGATGGGTCGGGGTTCTGGAGGTGGAAAGGGAGAGGGAAGTAGGAAGGGGCGCCGGAGTAGGAGTACTGTGAGGTCGACGGTGCGGTGGGGTCCGTTGCCATGGATTGCTTCAGCGGAGAGGTGATtgaatttctagggttttgtggGTGGATTCAATGGAGAGGTCTTCGGAGATTGGCTTTCTAGGGTTTCGATCTTGTGAAGGTTGGGACAAAGCTTTCGAGGCTGCGAAAGCGAGCGAGAGTACAGAGTATAGAAGAAGCGGATCCGATTTAATCAGGTTCAGGTTCAGCCAAGTCCGATgccttttgttaatttaatcctaattaatttttttttattttttaaaaaataaataaataaaccacaaatttattaaaaaaaaacaaataaggataaacaaagtacaaaagataaaacatcaaataaagaaacaaaatagaaaactaCTATCCTCACCAAGAAACTGGTatcctaattaattaaataacaaattgccattttattttaataaataatttataatttataatacatatgtatatcacatatatatatataagtacaaAACAAAATACCACGTGTCAAGTTCTCATAAAAAGTTTTCTTtctaaaacttaaataaaatattaaatattataataatattaaatattcaataattataatataatataattattttattagtttaatttaaaaatactagattatattttcataataataaaacttatttctcttatttattaatatttttttaaacagttttttagaatttaaaatatgaaatatgttaatttatatcaCGATAAATTAAAgacttttatttcttaaattataatattatttatcatatatcatatattaactgtaaaattaataataataaatatcctatcttatctaaatttaaatattataaatttttttttgtgtatatagATAGAGATTATGTTCaacttttattaataattttgaaatatatattaattaggataaattaaagttttttatttatcaaattataaaatttgataaatttaattttcttctcaATTTGATTGTAATTGTgagtgtttattattttatatttttagtaattcaTATAAGATAACTTTATTTGTACTAATTTTCTCTTTTAGCtccaaattattatttaaatgaaaggaagataatataatttatttatatcattggCTATGAATGTTAATATTACTAATTAACCACGCATcatttatattgatattgataatTTCATTGGGAATATCATTAATCGTTTAAAAGTAAATAGAttgtgaatttattttataaatttgatttatttatgcatagtttgtttatgtttaatttttgggaAACAATGATCAATCTGGATTATTctctttattaatttaaattataaaataaagttaTACTGGAATCCTGattggagaagaaaattaattcatttggaaagaaaaaaataatttaaaaaataggaaaacgttaatatatatataacgaaatatttttcaataagtTTGTTTTCCCTAACCAAAGcatctaattttattatattcttctaAAACTAATGTATTActtatatgtaataaatttattactatttacttatatattcttattatggaattaatttaaaatttactaaaaattgaatacttttatttaagaattattaaaaaactacTATCAACTAtcgaagtgaaaaaaaaaatttatatcattattgcattaattaactttatataaaataaaaataaataaagaataatttatgcTAACAATTaccaataaatatataaatataattcaaaaaacaattattgACAGTTTCTAAAACTAAGaaactttgatataaaaatattgttcaaATATAGCTTTTAGATAATTGTAAATTATTAATAGGGTATGTTACAACAATGACAtggaaatatttataatttaatcctaaattaattacaaattatcaGAAGAAGGGTTGCATTGCTAAATCACAAAGATATTTATGTAGTACAAGACCATTGAGTTTATCtttgatatataattttatcatagtattttttttttttactaatttagaaagaataaatatttttttatcactttaattttatttgactcaaaattatcttttagctttgatgaaaaaatattgtatgattatattatttattacaaatattaatatcTAATTAGTAGTCACCCACTTtgattagaaaattaaaaaataatttaagtgatTAGCAATGCATCCCCTCTTTCTCTCTATATACATTAGTAATTATATCATTTCAATGTGTTCATAGATTGaaagtgtttattttatttttaaaccattaatttggtatttaaaagagttttttttaattaggaaATCGTTCAATGTGCCAATAATAggagaatgaataaataaattttcaaaattagattaagtttgttttttttttaacctgaaTAAATGAAGTTTCTTACCATTGttatcaaaattatattttcagtgTGAATATTATTGTTAACTTCTTTTCTCCTGCTCATAACACTagtttgtatatataattagataacattgaatgaaattagatttttttttttaaaaaaaaaacatacatgcAAGGGCAAAGTAGTTCAAGTACTGGCATTTgggtagattttttttttttttgggccaaAATGGATAATCCCTAAATGTATTGGATATTAAAATGGTACAAAAAGTTTAAAGATATGAAATGAAGGGTACAAAAGAGTTTATTGGAGAAAATATAAACAAGTAACATAAAGCAAATAACATTAGTTCACTAGCGGTGGATACAAGTAAagtcaaataattataaattagctAGTGATAGCATCAAGAGTCAAGACCAACATAAGGGTTATGCTCATTTTACGGAGAAGGCCCTATAAATACTGTTGCAATAGATGAATCATCTAGCTCCTGCCTTTTAGTATCATGGGTTGCagataattaaaatagtaaCATGTGATTGATTTCgagaatcaataaaaataataagagtaTTCTAAAGTTGAAAATGCACTTAATTTTGttaaacaaaatttatcaaataattgCACTTACAAGAAAGGAATTTGATGGGCTGTATAAATTAAAGGACCAAGACCCTTTTACCAACTATCCTAGAGATCAGCCAATAAATTAAGGGTCCGGTTTAATCCTAGAATTTGTGTAAAATGATGCTAAATAGACACTATAATAGAGTAGGGGATGAAAAAGTGGCCTATAAATTTAATCACAGTGTGGCAAAAGGCATTTATGGTTGTTTGGCtagaattttacaaaataaacagTTAGACATAAATAGcaaaaggattttaaaaataacaaacaataacataaaaggCTCGTCAACTTTTGAGGTTTAAATCCAAGAATTGTCcatatatatcaaaaaattaaaattaaaatagctTGTAAATTATCATCCGGATTCCGGGGTTATTATTTCACAACGACATAATCCATCCCAAAGCAAGATTATACAAGCTCTGAGTCCAAAAATGGCAGTGAACTGTGATCATAGAATTTCAATTAAGAATTGAAGTTGCAAACTTGCAAACAACAACTGCTTGATCCAGTAGAATGTTATGTAAATGGTAAATTGGTATACCCGCGGTCAAATTTTTAGATAAACAAAACTACTACGATAGTGTGCATATGGATGTAAATGAATCGAGCTGCTTGTGAGCTACTTGAGATCGGATGGGTCTGTGCTCAAATTTGATTCAACTTTTTACGAGTTAAGCCGAGCACGAGCTACTCGTTTAATTtagcgagccgagctcgagcctaaaaataatcaatttgagAAGCTCACTGCTTAAACGAGCTTCTATGtacaagatattaaaaaaaatagctatattaaaattacaaaaataccgaAGTATATAAGCCACACTATTCTATTTTCTAAAATCTAACcccaaattaattatatttggaGATTGgaattttattatgaatataatgaagatgtgttgaatttgaagttttattatgaattatatttgatttatttatattatttgaaaatgacAGGTTAATCGAGCTTAAACAAGCTCGAGTATCTCGAGCTTAGTTTGGGTATAACTAATTTTGAGCTTTACGAACTgagctcgagctactcgagctttTCAGTGAGCCGAGCTTGAGCATAAAAAACATGGCTAGAACAAGCTCGAGCTGAGCTCAAGtctttgataaataaaaacGAGTTGAGCTCGAGCCTGGTGATACTCGgttcggctcggctcgtttacacccCTAATTGTGCATAACTGttaaatacaatataaataatGCAGCATAGTAGCAATAGTTTATAAATTGTTCATGGTACCATGTGGGAGGATGTTGTTTCTCTACCCTCCAAATTAAGTTGAAGACTATAATCGCCCCATGCCCCCATGTGACGTCTAAAAGAGTTAATTAATCCTTAAAGAGTTGTTAAATCATCGTAACTGGTGCATCAACGTATTTGTGTGTCTTTTGACATTTCTTTATAGGGCgctatctaaaaaataaaaaaagtatgcaAGTTACATATAACTATTTTAATTcctttcttataaaaaaaacagtGTATAAATCACTCTTGTGAGGCAATTCTATCCGTTTTttctaactttttttatataaagtatttatatattgtGAATAAAGTAGATTATTGGCATTATCGTTACTACTGCAACATGAactttggtattttattttttccaactCAAAGTTAATGATTCCATCATGTGATTtgtaacatttaaaaaatataaaatacagtacagtcatcaacaaaagaattacacaagcacaataaaaacataaatagagTATACTTTTTTCTTTAAAGTGTTCAAAAGCGGTCAAAGTCTGTAAaaagattaaacaaaaataatctatttaaGACTgagtcaaattaattaataacaagcCAAGCATCAAGCGTTTCTTAAATTTTCTGGTGAGGGTTACAATTCTTTACTTTGTTCGTTTATGTCGCTTTTGTTTTATGTACTTTGTacttctctgttttttttttctaataaattatgatttattcactttattaaaaaagaaaaaccaagcaTCAAGCCttcttataatataatataatgatcACGTACTTAcaatatgtttttactttttacaatGAGGAATGCTTTGAGGAAAAACATGCAGATGGTTCTCCTGACCTGATGCTCAATTGTATTGTCCGGTActtctttaatttgatattttgatgtTGTACTAATCCAAAATTCCTTGGTTTGAGctctatgtttttatattttcaatcagGCATGTGATTTATTATTCACTATCTaaaaaaacctgaaaaataTCCCCCCGCCcccctaaaaaaatatatatatatatgtatgtgtatatatatatatatatatatatgaaagaacaATATATGTTTGGTGAGCATGAAAAATCAGactaattataatcattaaatATCTTGATTCGGCTCTCTGTATCTCACTTATGATGCTTTATGGATTTCTAATTATAagccataattattttttttcctttatagaAATCCAAgccttaattaattatgaacCTTTTTTCTTTCTACATTGTGAATCATGTATGAATGAATGGTCAGTTTTATTGTTTTGCTGAGTATGAACATGACATTGgagatttatattatatatatctgaTATCTGATGTTGTTGCTGTTTTTTCCCACATGTGATGACACGGATATAAATCTACATGTCATTTTGTTCGTCTTTCTGGCAACCTAGCTAGCTATCTCCTTTCTCAAACATATAGCAACTGTTTCTTTGTTCTCATCCGTTTGTCTTCAAGCATCATACATACAATTCAATGAAGCATTCATTTTGTACGTCATGTTTAGCAAAATTAACAGtttgtttgaatttaaaattttgcaaaataaataaacagataaatGATAAGAAATCAAGTTAATTTGAAACAtagagaaattatatatatgcaacATCTGCAAAATAAAGCTCGTCATAATTCATCCTcatgattaatttatttattaatttcatctCCGAGTACATgggatgtatatatatctatatatataatatccaaTTACTTTTAGAGATTTAATTGATCACTTCTTTGTTAGCAAATAAATCCTTATCTCTCTTCTCCACTTGCTTAAATTATGTAACATCTAtggtattttcttttatgctatATTAATGAAAGCTAATTTGGGACATGATATGTGCCATAATTATTGGTGCAAAGGTGGCCATACTTGGCCTTTCAAGAATCTTGTCATGAATCATCTGAAAGGATGCTTGTAGACAACCATTTCCCATCTTTCCAAGCCATGGGAACCAAAACtgatgtcaatatatatatatatatatattatatgtgtgtgtgtgtgagccaaattaatttgagaaacaatttaagttttccaatttcttttcttatgtggATTGAgtctatctatatatttttcacCGGAAAATGAGATGACCGTATAATGACAAAGTTCCAATTTGGCACTGCGCTGGCCGCATATATATCATTCTCAGCCTTTCACTTGTGCATTATGACAAACTGCtatcattattaaattattatctaattttttcTGCAATTTTCTTACGTTTTTATGTAGTTACCTTTGGACATGAACGACTAAATTAATGAGGATTCGGATCTATCCAATTCCGGGGCCTACCCCTATAATTAATTTGGAGATTCAGCACATTATTTTCACATCAATtcagcattatatatatatatatatattatattgataaGATATATATGAAAGACTCATATTGAGGCATGTTAAGCAAGATATGAATTTACATGCATGTGCTATATATttcagtaatatatatatatatatattgaatatttctGTGCATGGCCTTTCTTATAGTTGGTAGAGTGATTTGTCTggtgaaaaaatatatttagctCCTTGAATGTTCACAGAAATTACTtagattaaaatatgaaaagattaaaaaaaataaaaaaaaggagttaGATCGACAGCAAAATtgagttataataataattcagtATAGATTCTCTTGCAATTATTAATGAAGAAAAGGTGGCAAACATTTAAACAATCATACTTTTCTTTGTCATATTTCTCATTGATGATCCAAAAGAGATATTATGGGCATTGATTAACGTTTGATGATGTGGATGGAGACTGAGATGTTTATGATGCATGTTCATTAATTACTGTGGATTGGAAGCAACTGGTAACggaatatatacatgtatattagtatatataaataaatataataattattatgaaaaggCGGCCACCATCCACAGTACAAGTGCATGACATATAAAGCATCTAAAAGCAACATTACAAAGCCATGCATGACCCATGCCTACGTGGCTCATCCCATGCCAGTAAACTATTCTTTCATGAATCCTCATGAAGTGATTGAAATGATTATGAGCTTCATATATGTTTAAATAGTTTATAATCCATAATCAAGTTTAAGGTGTTGCATGATTGTTAATGCTCTCCCTAAAAAATACATACACTAACTACTCCATCAGATCAAGAtctctagatatatatatatatatatacatctaaatttgtaattattttctCTAGCTAGTTTCTCagttaaataaattaacaattcCGAAAGGTAAAGCAGTAAAGGTGGTGGCGGTTATGTGGTAGACTGGTACATATATAGGGAGatatttgagagagagagagagagagagagctgatGATGAGTGGGAAGAGTGGTTGCTGGAAGTAAGCGGAGGGTAGAGCCGTCACTCTTTCTACAaactctaaccctaaccctaaccccaaAACATCCAATGAGAAACTCGTCAGTTGCAATCATGCAGTTTAATAATTGAAATCTCTTGCCCTTATTAGACTCAGAGATGGGCCATTGATTGCTATGTGGCTGTTCCCTGTGTTTTGCACAATCCTACACCcaacatgtatgtatatatcatatatgatGTATATATAATCATGCATGTATATCTATATGGTTGGGAGGATTCACCTTGCATGTCTACCTCTATAATCAAGTACTTGATACTTCACACGTCGTCTACAACCTTTGGAAACTCTTGATCATGACAAGGACCCTAAAAAGGTATTAACTTCCCACAATACCCTTCATACCTCCCTCTAAGAGCTTGGCCATGGTGTGGGCTCTCTTGTCCTTTTCTTCCCCCACACACCATGATTGAGCTTGCCCGCCACTAATTTGGAAGGTGCCTTGTGCGGCTATCTGTCTGTGGAGTGACCGAAATGCCCTTCTTGATGATGCATGGCCATTACTAGCTAGACGTGTCTGTTCTTCTGGGGGTatttttgtctttcttgtttttatccAAAGGCTTATCTGTCATAGTTTGATGAGCTTATTTGTCTCAACCGTGGCAACGTaagtagaaatatatatatatatatatatatccttatcTACATATCCTCTACGTTATCCAAAAGTACATTCATGCAAATGGTATACCTCGTTTCTTATTATATACTATATGAAATCTTTGTCTAATGCAAGtatcatgtaaatatatatgatcCTCATCCTCTTTTGCATGCCTTGTATATAATGTAtctctgatatatatatatatatatatgtacgtaCTTAGACAtggttatatacatatatttataagtaGTAATTAATTATGACCCAACtcatggtatatatatatatacttattattaaccatatatatatatatatatcctgcATGAGAGGTTTACCCATTCCCACGTGGCACTCAAAAGAGATTTAGTTGGAACCCCTTTTATTCCCTTGATCAATCTAGCTAGTCATGATCTGCTCAACacccaaatatatattaaacttaaaattttgtCTCAAGTATGTTTTGTGGTTTTAACATGATGAGATTTCTTGTGACCATGGTCTTCCCAAATTCTTCTTGGACAAGCATATGACACCTATAACTTGTCTTTCATGAGAGAAAAAGACCTGGGGtgaaggtttttatttttatttataatttttgtaaatatgaaTTAAAGTGATGAAGTTTAGAAATAGTTAAGGGCTGCTTTCATGACCAAACAACTAGCACAGTGATTTTGATAGCTTCTCCTTTTTGTATATAAGTGTTGATACCTCCCAATGAAAACATTATAAATTGGTTTGGTAGATGATCTAAATCAAACAAACCCTAACCAAAGAGTTGTTAGTGCATGCTCCATGCTCTTCAACTGAAAATTCATTCTTCCCccactttcttctttatttgttattgttagtaTGGGATTGAAGGACGTTGAATCCACTCTCCCACCAGGGTTTAGGTTTCATCCAAGTGATGAGGAGCTGGTTTTCCATTATCTTTACAAGAAGGTGGCTAATGAGAGGGTGCCTGCAGGGAGAACATTGGTGGAGGTGGACTTGCATACTCGTGAGCCATGGGAGCTTCCAGGTGAatattaattatcaatattgcttaattaatttcatttaatcCTGTTTC is part of the Dioscorea cayenensis subsp. rotundata cultivar TDr96_F1 chromosome 22, TDr96_F1_v2_PseudoChromosome.rev07_lg8_w22 25.fasta, whole genome shotgun sequence genome and harbors:
- the LOC120252727 gene encoding RNA-binding protein 42 — translated: MATDPTAPSTSQYSYSGAPSYFPLPFHLQNPDPSASAPVAPPYVPQAPITPPVKVPVIPQPFAPAYPAVAPVATATGVYSLPQYQQAQQLFQRDAQTITPEALESVKAALANSEVEHKAESKKRALPRKAAGQTWEDPTLADWPESDFRLFCGDLGNEVNDDILSKAFARFPSFNMARVVRDKRTGKTKGYGFVSFANPTDLAAALKEMNGKYVGNRPIKLRKSNWKERTDFDALERQKNHIQKKPKLPKKSILHK